One Desulfurellaceae bacterium DNA window includes the following coding sequences:
- a CDS encoding cation transporter, with the protein MMPHRAPPHRWLRIGLGLVIATMLYNIAEAVIALWAGSRAASIALIEFGLNSLIEISAGGILLWRLRLEMQGVTAERVARADRRVHQFVGASFIALAVYVLGQASWMLWRQAAPDASPIGIILACLSLTIMPLVSFGKLRAAAVVGSRALRAEAKETLACSYLSLTLLLGLGANAALDWWWADPVAALGMLPWLIKEGREGLFTPP; encoded by the coding sequence ATGATGCCCCATCGCGCGCCCCCCCACCGCTGGCTGCGGATTGGCCTCGGCTTGGTCATTGCGACCATGCTGTATAACATCGCCGAAGCGGTGATTGCGCTGTGGGCCGGCAGCCGGGCGGCAAGCATCGCGCTGATCGAGTTTGGTCTGAACAGCCTGATTGAGATTAGCGCTGGCGGGATCTTGTTGTGGCGCTTGAGGCTTGAGATGCAGGGCGTCACCGCAGAACGCGTTGCCCGCGCAGACCGCCGGGTACACCAGTTTGTGGGAGCCTCGTTTATCGCTCTGGCCGTGTATGTGCTCGGCCAAGCCAGCTGGATGTTGTGGCGCCAGGCAGCTCCTGACGCAAGCCCCATCGGTATCATCCTGGCCTGCCTGTCGCTGACGATTATGCCGCTGGTGTCGTTTGGCAAGCTGCGGGCGGCGGCGGTTGTCGGCAGTCGGGCTCTGCGTGCCGAGGCAAAAGAAACCCTGGCCTGCTCATACCTGTCGCTGACGCTACTGCTCGGTTTGGGTGCCAATGCGGCGCTGGACTGGTGGTGGGCCGATCCGGTCGCCGCCTTAGGCATGCTGCCCTGGCTGATCAAAGAGGGCAGAGAAGGGCTGTTTACGCCACCCTGA
- a CDS encoding metal ABC transporter permease produces the protein MIENFFDSWSLFQHAYLSGWFIGLLLSLLGVLVVARDQIFIGAAVSQASMLGIAVGLWLGSAVSQDPHSWWHSDLFHSTMGGVFAVLAALLTTTGSRGSGRETHEAITGWVFLVSLSLSILLMAHSPIGTEEINRLSASTIIGARQTDVWIFAAMFLVTATLLFVYARQALLLILDPAMARAVGLRVDVWNRLLAVWLGLIVGFSIHVSGVVFSFASLVLPALVAKNVCRETRHLFVVAPAVSLLTGVLAFVLANHYDYPPGQMAAACLSGLVVGAWLFRWLRAR, from the coding sequence ATGATCGAAAACTTTTTCGATTCGTGGTCGCTGTTTCAACACGCGTATCTGTCCGGGTGGTTCATCGGTCTCCTGCTGTCCCTGCTCGGCGTCCTGGTTGTTGCCCGCGATCAGATCTTTATCGGCGCGGCCGTCTCCCAGGCGTCCATGCTGGGCATCGCCGTTGGTCTGTGGCTGGGCAGCGCTGTCAGCCAGGACCCTCACAGCTGGTGGCACTCCGACTTGTTCCACTCGACAATGGGCGGCGTGTTTGCCGTGCTGGCAGCACTGCTGACGACTACCGGCAGCCGGGGCAGCGGCCGGGAAACCCACGAAGCCATCACCGGCTGGGTCTTCCTCGTCTCGCTCAGCCTGTCCATCCTGCTGATGGCCCATAGCCCGATTGGCACCGAAGAAATCAACCGCCTGTCGGCCAGCACCATCATCGGCGCCAGGCAAACCGATGTCTGGATTTTTGCCGCCATGTTCCTGGTCACCGCCACGCTGCTGTTTGTGTATGCCCGTCAGGCCCTGCTGCTGATTCTCGATCCTGCCATGGCCCGGGCAGTCGGCTTACGGGTAGACGTGTGGAATCGTCTGCTTGCGGTCTGGCTGGGGCTGATTGTCGGGTTCTCCATTCATGTCTCCGGCGTGGTGTTCAGCTTTGCCAGCCTGGTCCTGCCCGCCCTGGTGGCCAAAAATGTGTGCCGGGAAACCCGGCATCTGTTCGTAGTCGCCCCGGCCGTGTCGCTGCTCACAGGCGTGCTGGCCTTTGTTCTGGCCAACCACTACGACTACCCGCCCGGGCAGATGGCGGCGGCGTGTCTGTCCGGGCTTGTGGTGGGTGCGTGGCTGTTTCGCTGGCTCAGGGCTCGCTAG
- a CDS encoding ABC transporter ATP-binding protein → MESPEVVLHTHDLSLGYGPKTVFAGVNLTVRAGEFWCFLGKNGAGKTTLLRGLLGLLQAQAGRLQFHPELGCRERIGFVPQDCEVNPSLPMTAREFILLGLVGIRPTRHQQDERLAWALDKMGLADLADEDYWSLSGGQRRRVLVARALVRRPTILILDEPTANLDLAMEDTFVQTLAALHAEERNTILFVTHKMNIASRCATHIGLLTGGTLVSGPRDQVLTDQNLERVFGQVSGLTAPGAALDRWLLDRVYT, encoded by the coding sequence ATGGAAAGCCCTGAGGTTGTTCTCCACACACACGACTTGTCCCTCGGCTACGGCCCGAAGACCGTCTTCGCCGGCGTCAATCTGACCGTCCGAGCGGGGGAGTTCTGGTGTTTCCTGGGCAAGAACGGAGCCGGAAAAACCACGCTGCTGCGCGGCCTGCTGGGCCTGCTTCAGGCCCAGGCCGGACGGCTTCAGTTTCATCCAGAGCTGGGTTGTCGCGAGCGGATCGGCTTTGTCCCCCAAGACTGCGAGGTCAACCCCAGCCTGCCGATGACGGCCCGCGAATTTATCCTGCTGGGACTGGTCGGTATCCGCCCGACTCGACACCAACAAGACGAGCGCCTGGCCTGGGCCTTGGACAAGATGGGTCTGGCAGATCTGGCGGACGAGGACTACTGGTCGCTGTCCGGCGGGCAGCGGCGGCGCGTCCTGGTCGCGCGAGCCCTGGTCCGTCGCCCGACGATTCTGATTCTGGATGAGCCGACGGCGAATCTTGACCTGGCCATGGAAGACACTTTCGTCCAGACTCTGGCCGCCCTGCACGCCGAGGAGCGCAACACCATCCTGTTCGTTACCCATAAAATGAATATTGCGTCCCGCTGTGCGACCCATATTGGGCTGCTCACCGGTGGCACGCTGGTGTCCGGTCCGCGCGACCAGGTGCTCACCGATCAGAATCTCGAACGGGTATTCGGCCAGGTATCCGGGCTGACGGCGCCTGGCGCTGCGTTGGACCGCTGGCTCCTCGACCGGGTCTACACTTAG
- a CDS encoding MerC domain-containing protein: MSRTSTSDLVMADVNRSHLWIDQIGVGLSLACALHCLAAPLLLTALPVFGLSFLADDMTEMVLLSSALVLAVGSLCWGFRQHKSGRVLVLLAVAAALIASGRLFAGDRSESLLVVAGAVILAASHALNWHLCRSCLDCQHPEHQGIA, from the coding sequence ATGAGCCGCACGTCCACCTCAGACCTTGTCATGGCCGATGTCAACCGCTCTCATCTGTGGATTGACCAGATTGGGGTCGGACTGTCTCTGGCGTGTGCCCTCCATTGCCTGGCCGCCCCGCTTCTGCTGACAGCACTGCCGGTATTTGGATTGAGCTTTCTGGCTGACGACATGACGGAAATGGTCCTGCTCAGCTCTGCCCTGGTCCTGGCAGTCGGCAGCCTGTGCTGGGGATTCCGGCAGCATAAGAGCGGCCGGGTGTTGGTGCTCTTGGCCGTAGCCGCGGCACTGATTGCCAGCGGCAGGCTGTTTGCCGGCGACCGCTCGGAGAGTCTGTTGGTGGTTGCCGGAGCTGTGATCCTGGCCGCCAGCCATGCGCTGAACTGGCACTTGTGCCGCAGCTGTCTGGATTGCCAGCACCCGGAACACCAGGGTATAGCGTAG
- a CDS encoding zinc ABC transporter substrate-binding protein produces MLTHMKYGFIVLSSALSLFFTTLAHGQALKVCATVPELGSLVQEIGGDQVEVTVFAKGTEDAHFVVPKPSFIKALSQCDAYVQTGFDLEVGWAPPLLLNSRNARVQTGGQGYIDTSVAVAPLEVPTVTVDRSMGDIHPLGNPHYLLSPMNGLRVAGLLRDRLSAIRPGSSQDFAQRYQDFRRRLGIALVGEALFNTYDFEKLAILAERGRLTQFLNSQNQASLLGGWLGLMQPYFGANVVADHNSWPYFTQFFGLNLVQFLEPRPGIPPTTSHLQRVIELMRAREIRVVLATVYYDPRYAEFVASNTGAAVVNMADKGAARPGTEQYLDMIDYNVTQLSAALGGTT; encoded by the coding sequence ATGCTGACACATATGAAATACGGATTCATTGTTTTGAGCTCGGCCTTGAGCCTCTTTTTCACGACACTCGCCCACGGCCAGGCGCTCAAGGTGTGCGCAACCGTGCCCGAGCTGGGGAGCCTGGTCCAAGAAATCGGTGGCGATCAGGTGGAAGTCACCGTGTTTGCCAAAGGCACGGAAGACGCCCACTTTGTTGTCCCCAAGCCGAGCTTCATCAAAGCCTTGAGCCAGTGCGACGCCTATGTCCAGACGGGCTTTGACCTGGAAGTCGGCTGGGCGCCGCCCCTGCTGCTCAATTCGCGTAACGCCCGCGTGCAGACCGGAGGACAGGGATATATCGACACCTCGGTTGCGGTCGCCCCGCTCGAGGTTCCGACCGTGACGGTTGATCGCTCTATGGGCGACATCCACCCCCTCGGCAATCCCCATTATTTGCTGAGCCCGATGAACGGTCTGCGAGTCGCCGGTCTGCTCCGCGACCGGCTGTCGGCTATCCGTCCCGGCAGCAGTCAAGATTTTGCCCAGCGCTACCAGGATTTTCGGCGTCGTCTCGGCATCGCCCTGGTCGGAGAAGCGCTGTTCAACACCTACGACTTTGAGAAGTTGGCCATCCTGGCCGAACGCGGGCGGTTGACCCAGTTCCTCAACAGCCAAAACCAGGCGTCCCTGCTCGGGGGCTGGTTAGGGCTGATGCAGCCCTACTTCGGGGCAAACGTCGTCGCAGATCACAATTCATGGCCCTATTTTACCCAGTTCTTCGGGCTGAATCTGGTCCAGTTTCTCGAACCCCGGCCTGGTATTCCACCGACCACCAGTCACCTGCAACGCGTTATCGAGCTGATGCGGGCGAGGGAGATCAGAGTCGTGCTGGCGACCGTGTATTACGATCCCCGCTATGCCGAGTTTGTCGCCAGCAACACCGGAGCAGCCGTCGTTAACATGGCCGATAAGGGGGCTGCCCGACCCGGCACGGAGCAGTATCTCGATATGATCGACTATAACGTCACCCAGCTGTCCGCAGCCTTGGGGGGGACGACATGA